From one Triticum urartu cultivar G1812 chromosome 3, Tu2.1, whole genome shotgun sequence genomic stretch:
- the LOC125542832 gene encoding proactivator polypeptide-like 1: MAVASSTRTSRRLAFVLLVLAFSAALAESRDAYMRSADRYACILTQENFPPASRGSGLTSANGKLCVLCEQYSTEALVYLRQNETQTEILSVLHHTCANLGPLRQQCITLVDYYIPAFFLEVSVVKPEELCESAHLCPKGAATLSSTRGDACGLCHHVLVEVLMMLKDPNTKLEIVGLLFKTCSKAKNYEPQCKRLVLDYIPLILLKTQEFLETTDICFATHACKTGMQATIPLSAAL; the protein is encoded by the exons ATGGCGGTGGCGAGCTCGACGAGGACGTCGAGGAGGCTTGCGTTTGTGCTACTCGTGCTGGCCTTTTCGGCCGCGCTCGCAGAGAGCAGAGATGCATATATGAGGAGCGCAGATCGATATGCCTGCATACTCA CCCAGGAAAACTTCCCTCCTGCAAGCAGAGGGTCAGGATTAACTTCGGCAAACGGAAAGCTGTGTGTACTATGTGAGCAATACTCAACTGAAGCTCTGGTCTACCTGCGACAAAACGAAACCCAAACCGAGATTCTCAGTGTCCTCCACCACACGTGTGCAAACCTGGGTCCTCTAAGACAGCAG TGCATCACGCTGGTCGACTACTACATTCCCGCTTTCTTCTTGGAGGTTTCTGTGGTTAAACCTGAAGAGCTCTGTGAGTCGGCGCACCTGTGCCCAAAGGGGGCGGCGACTCTGTCGTCCACACGAGGGGATGCCTGTGGTCTATGCCATCAtgttcttgttgaagttcttATGATGCTTAAGGATCCCAACACCAAG CTGGAGATAGTCGGGCTTCTTTTCAAAACATGCAGCAAGGCGAAGAACTATGAACCGCAG TGCAAGAGGCTTGTCCTTGACTACATCCCACTGATTCTGCTGAAGACCCAGGAGTTCCTTGAGACGACGGACATCTGCTTTGCGACACATGCCTGTAAAACAGGCATGCAAGCAACCATTCCTCTCTCCGCCGCTTTGTGA